From the genome of Rana temporaria chromosome 8, aRanTem1.1, whole genome shotgun sequence:
gccagtaaattaggaagaactgatctagctaaactatacagtgtataaatatatgtacaacacctgggatgtatatatcctctacacactgtaacattaactgactagcctgcctgctctgtctacctgcaaaaaattacactctctctgtcctctcttaaccaccgcaacacactacacaaggccgacctgcaggcggccttttatagtgtggggcgtgtactaaaccccctgagccataattggccaaagccaccctggctttggccaattatggctctctgttttttgcaagctgtgattggccaatcatcagccagcgatgccgcggTGAATtctggtctgtgaaacgtaactcgaatttggcgcgaacgacccgttttgttcgtatttcgacgaacgatcgaacatacgatgctcgagtcgaatacgaagctcatccctatgacGGAGTTGTCCACTCTTTTATTCTAGGGAACAACCACCTTAGCCATAATAGAATTCCACGTCCTAGGACTGCCTATTTCACCCAATAGGGCTCTGTGATCAAGCCCTATTGGGTGAAATGCACCAGCGCGGTCCTGAAGCGGGGACTGCTTGTGTGGCGGTTATGGTTGCCCATGGAATGAACTTGGATTATAGTGGCGTCATTGATGTGCAGTGGTCTCACATTCCTGCAACATATTTTTCTGTCTAGATTTTTCAAATCTAACACGCATGGTATGCTGGTACGTTTTTTTAAATCTGTGAATAAAATGACCATTTGCCAGGAGAAGTAAATGTATTCATTATATTTAAAATACTATGCAATGATCTTAGTTTgattttgttcatttttattattgactTCTCCCATTCACTAATTTCTTAAAAATACCAAATAGAATTAAATAATTGATCGTAATCCTTAAACTGCAACCACAAGGAATGACAATAGCACCTGGCATTGCTGTAATTAAATGGTCAGACCTTAGGAGTTCCCAGTGAAGTTTCACTAGGTTTGTGTCTTTTTAACACAATGGAATTTTTAGACCTTTTAAGTCTGCTTTCCCCATTCCCAGCTCTTAAattaggggtgtccaaacttttttcaaagagtgccaaatttgatgaagtgaacatgcgtgagggccgaccatttttgcctgacattctttgaaccattaaaatttggtccaaTTCCAAGTacaactgtttttcatgacgagaaaaattcaattttttaaattggtcgttttaaaaacgatcttgtgtatgctccagagcatgcTTCTCgggcattacaaatttagaacatgctctattttttattgtcatttttcacgtagtcgtttttctcgtcgtgaaaaatggtcgtgtgtaggctttaatgacggggaaaaaaaacgtgtatgctcagaagcaagttatgagaaggaaaatttgcataatcagcacaaagggtggcgccattcgaatggaacttcctctttatagtgccgtcgtacgtcaccacgctttgctcaagcattttttatcacggtcgtgtgtatgcaaggcaggcttgagaggaatcaggttgagaaaaacttcgtttttttcatgacatgaaaaacggttgtgtgtacagggcataagtgtgtttgttcgagcactaatacaccaCCCAACACAAATTCTTCTGCCTTTgtcgctgtgtgtggtgaagagttgAGCGtgttatagatatagatatctatatagatatatatctatatagatatatcttttgtggccccaacgaatccctgagcgccgctcaagactaaggatgagctcaggagttttattttatgtataccttatttatcggcgtataacacacaccttcactttaagaggggagtttcagggggaaaaaaaactattttaaccacttgaccactgggcacttaaacccccttcctaaccagaccaattttcagctttcggtgctctcacaattttaatgacaattactcagtcatacaacattgtgcccatctgaaattagagctttcttttggtggtatttcatcacctctgcgtttttttattttttgcgctataaaagaaaaaacactgaaaattctgtaaaaaaaaataaaaaataatcttgcttctgtcatattagcaggtattgcagagtattgggtgtattgcagagtattgggggtattgcaaagtattgggggtattacagagtattggtggtattgcagagtattggggtacgTCGtcgagtatggggggtattgcagagtatggggggtattgcagagtatggggggtattgcagagtatgggggggttattgcagagtatgggggggttattgcagagtatgggggttattgcagagtattggtgttattgcagagtattgcgggtcttctagacccggcgctcacagatgattccgggagcgtgcccgccccagggggcgcgcgagaggaggattctgggaggacgtcccagggacgtcctcccagaacaactcgaccgcgctgtagaagtcttttgtctatggcgcggtgacAAAGaggttaaataaagaactgtgaagtaaaataagggtcagtgcccatgaatgcagcttccccattgccatgaatgcagcctccccactgccatgaatgtagcctccccacttccatgaatgcagcctccccactgTCATCAGTGCACCCTGATCCATGCCTATTTGCAGcctttggaggggacagggagggggcgggacgagcgctaacagattacatgcaggagaatctcctgttttctcggcggcctctttaataccaagtcctgccttctatgatagacagaagagttgtccaatggcagcccaggagacagaacTTCCTAGTACAGATGCCGCTGAGTAAACGCTTGTTATGCCCCCTCATTGTCCCCTCTGAGGtagtgccgataaatacagtatatatctttgttAGCCAGGGGGCCGCAAAAGATatctatatatccaaattaccagggggggcacattaaaccggaacaagggccgcattcggcccgtgggccagactttggacattcATGTCTTAAATGAACCTGTGCTTTGCTCATGTAGAAATGTATACATACGTTTCTTTTGCTCCTTCGCATGTCTGGTCACTTGAGAAGAAGAAAACCTTATTGGAGCCCCAAGTCCTAATTGAAACTCATAAAGGACTTTCTCTGTGGCCCCTTGTTACAGCATTGAGAGCCTGAGTGGACACTCAACATGCACAGGAATGTCAAGTGAGAGTAAGCGGGTTAAGTCACATGCCTCTCCATATATGAAAGTAATGGGTATTCCTCCTTGGCAAATTGACTTGCGGGGGGTATAAAAAAGTTAACCTGTCTTGACTTGTTCTATTTAAATTCTTAAGTTgcttatatttttacttttatttcagTAAGGTTTCATGATGTCAGCCTCAGAAAAAGAGGGCGATGTGCCTGGTTATGATGTCATGCAACCCACCATTTTTCCTCCCAATCCTGTACAACCAAATGCCATACCTGTCAACTTTCAATGGAACATGAATCCTGTACCGGCTGGGCCTAACGGGTATCCGGGAGCTCAAGTGTGGAATGTCTCAATGCCTCCACCACATATAATCTTCCAAAACAACAATCAACAGTGGACCGTCCAACCTTTACCACCAGGCTATCCAGGGTCCCCTGCCATGCCCCCTGCCACATTCCCTGCCACTCCCCAGGATACAAGGCTGGCTGCCCTACACAAGACATTTCTTAAAGGAAAACCATATGCTCTAGGGGTAAGTGTAATCAATAACTTCATCTTCCAGATTTAGTAAAagactaaggggtagattcagatacaatggagtatctttctgcggggcgaaacgtatctcagatacgttatgccgccgtaaattagggcgcaagttccgtattcagaaagaacttgcgccctatgttacggcggcgtaacgtatgtggtccggcgtaagcccgcctaattcaaatgtggatgatgtgggcgtgttttattcaaatgtagtgtgaccccacgcatttgttttttttttttacgaacggcgcatgcgtcattcgtgaaagaatcccagtgcccatgctcgaaattaacccgcaaaaagccaatgctttcgacgtgaacgtaaattacgcacagccccattcacggacgacttacgcaaacgacgtaaaattttcaaaattcgacgcgggaacgacgtccatacttaacataggatacgcctcatatagcaggggtaactatacgccgggaaaaagcctaacgtaaacgacgcaaaaaaatgcaaacgtatgtttctgaatcggcgtatctacctaatttgcatattcgacgcgtaaatatgcggaagtgccacctagcggccagcctaaaattgcaaataagatacgacggcgtaagagacttacgccggtcggatcttagtcaaatctatgcgtaactgattctatgaatcaggcgcatagatacgacgccgcacactcagagatacaacggtgtatctggagatacgccgtcgtatctcctacatgaatctaccccctAAGTGTATTTAGCGATAAGTCAAAAAACACAACAAGATGAACAGGTTCAAGAGTTTCTTTAAATGGTTTGGCCACATCTAGGTGTGGTAATTATTCGTTCACATTATTGGAAGTGGTCAGTGCACAAAGAGATGTTTTAACACATTGGAAAATAATTTTTAGGACCAATATCCTATCATTTCCTTTTCTTAGGACAAAGCTTTATTGCAGTGTTATTAAATCTTCGCATGCAAATATAATATAGTGTTACAGACATCAGCATTTACCCAGTTAGCTGTGTGCTTTTCTATGCAGACCTGTGGTTGCTTTGGTTTTTATCTCCCATTCTTCCCTTTTTAGGTTGCTCCATCTACTTGCAGAGACCCATGGAGCCACTTTTGCATGCATACTTCTGACTGGGGCTATAGACAAATCTCATGAGTCCACAGAAACATTTTTCCTGCTCCCCCCAGCTCCCTGAGCCTGTGCaatctctagagcagtggttctcaacctgggggtcgggaccccctcgggggtcgaatgataatttgccaggggtcactaaaTCCTGGCCTGTTCCTAAAGCCCgctccgctctcccagcctttttgcgactgcccagcagggctgtctctgttgcctgtggccacccagctgggctgttcctggagcccgcggccacccactcagcctcttcgcagccacccaatCAGTCcacgacatggctggggggcagagacttaaggtcagctgactggtgaggaatgtgaagtgggaggggctggaggagaccctacctCCTGATTTCAGCACAGGTGTCACtgttacgagacaccacaaagctggagacacagtgagtaatacTACCTCTGAttgtagttgccattaaaagtccccactacagttctcagattagcagatgaccttgatcaagagcacccaagttggctgatcagaactccccccagcactgccactcatcccaactgtccacccccacccccccccaccaaggagtaagagaaggactaacaaatagagaatacatgaaagggagaggaaaatagGGGGagtaacaaagaaaaagggagagaaagaataagagaaagaccaacaaagatggctagagagagggatggggaaaaaataagaaattaagagagagagagataaaagggaaagaaaggagaacaaagagaaagagtgatacatcctaaaatgtaccataaggtgtttaatactgtacgagtggaagggactcgggggagcgccaaatgtccatgggttaggggcgcaaataactttgccttgggtgctgacaacccacgctacgaaaattattttactgttaggggtccccacaacttgggaaattttatcaaggggtcacggcactagaaaggttgagaaccactgctctagagctaTGTGCATGTTGGGCACTTACTGTAGGTGGTGCACTCAACTTATCCAGACATTCAAAGAATCACAGGTATGCAACCTGGAGTCAGTGATGTTGAGTGGACAGTAAAAGGAACTGTTTGCGGCCACATTTTAAAAGAATTGGACATTAGGTTACCTAATATGCTAATAATATACTACTTTAAATATCATTTTTGAATGGACTAATCCTTTAGATAAAATTGAAGAACTGTAGAAACATAGAAGAAACATAGAAACACAAAGGCCCATCTAGTCTGCGGCttttgtttatttacattttttttttttgcttgggtaTAGACCTATGTTTATACCAAGCATGTTTTAATTTGCATACTGTTTATTgactcactggcccagattcaagaagcaattgcgcctgtgtaaccataggttacacagcgcaattgcttacttgctccggcgttacgaatgctcctgattcaggaacatcgtaacgccgactgcagcctaaaatctgcgtggcataaggctcttatgccacgcatattttaggctgcattcttgcgatgaccgctagggggcgctccctttgtggtcagtgtatagtatgcaaattgcatactaacaccgattcacaatgttgcgcgagccctgcgtacgcaagttacgtcgtttccgttcggcgtgtttagcgtaaggctgccccttctaatagtaggggcagccaatgctaaagtatacccgtcgttcccgcgtcgagaaatttaaatttcacgtcgcttgtgtaagtgattcgtgaatggcgctggacgccattcacgttcacttggaagcaaatgacgtccttgcgacgtcatttgccgcaatgcacgtcgggaaagtttcccaacggagcatgcgctctacgctcggcgcgggagcgcgcctaatttaaatgattcccgccccctacgggatcatttacattaggcgcccttacgcagggcaagtttacacagcacacacacaatttacagatctactgctccgtgaatcgtgggtagcgcagtaaatttgcgggggcgcagggcaaaaacgttgccctgcgcctccgcaagaaaggggcaaatctacctgaatccgggccactacctctgctggaattACGTTCCAAGCAACCACCACTCAATAAATAAAATGCTACATTCTTaggttagttttgaactttcctcctgctagGTTATGTTTATAATCTTGAACCGTAACCCAAATGTAGACAGTTCCTAGTAGGCACAATATATGGAACAACATAGGTAATTAATATACCAATGCAATTGGCAATCCAATTTCATGACCTTACCTGGGAtcccaaccatttttttttcttatttacagaTTGTGCTGATTGTAACATCCATCCTAGAAATAGCTTTTGGCATTTCTGTCTGTTTTCTTATGACCCCACCTTCACTTCTCAGCGGAATTCTGTTCTGGGGACCAATCTTTGTAAGTACTAAAACTACAAATTTGCAAATAATGAGAATTTTCTGTGTATTTTATTCAGTGTTGGAAACGCGCCAAGAGTAATCCATGCATCACACGCTCAGCAAGAGCCTGATGTCAAACAAGGCTCTTGAAAGGAAAGCAAGTTCATCGGACATATTTTCTGGCTTGTAGGTTATATTCATACACTTAACCAGAGGCTTAACTAGATCCTTCAGGGTCCCAGTGCAAGAAACTATGAAGGGCCCCCCTCTACCCCCCCTCActtcaaacaagcaagattttgaTACTTTTTTCAATATATAAAGTAGTGATGTAAAGGGCAACAATGTGGAccctgatataaaggggaacaCTGCAGACTCTGTTGTAAAgggtactctgatgtaaggtggtctggtgaccagatcccccctccctcttttacAACAGAGAGTccacagcgttcccctttacatcacagtctacAAAGTTTTCCTTAGCAATGTAAGCGGGAACCCTGCGGattctgatttaagggggaacactgggaactctgatgtaaggggggactatgGTGACCAGAGATCACCTTAAATAAGAGTCTgcagagtgaatacactaaggtaagggggttactgatataagaaGGAGCCTTTAAATCAGTGTcccatgtgacaggaagtcaggtaaatctgtgggtgttgtcactgatgggacatacatttctgctttgtttagacaatacacagaTGGTTATTGGGTGTCGGCTACAAAcatagccagagaaaggctaaaggccgttgaaagactccagctgttcagagtgaggcaattaaggcctctataaatagtccaaaggattaccactaattggctgcatcactcctaaggctgtgtgagtaggagagcagtgccagaaggtcttctgtggaggtgaggagaggattgatttttctgtgtgataaaaatcaaaagactattgtttttctgctgtatgaccagcactgtctacccagcagtaggctgtgttagacttcatagataggttcctgtgtggaaggtagacgcccaaagtggctaggatttattttatgtttgattttgtttatgctgtttggaggtttgcaattgttttccagcaagatggaaaaagaaaccaaaaactttgttttcaaccgtcttcgactgccagtctgtataaattcaatgtttggtgaacccatccaaggggtcacacaccccccgctaccgagctaaccccttacagggggaacactgggaactctgatgtaaggggggactatgGTGACAAGAGATCACCTTACATAAGAGTCTgcagagtgaatacactaaggtaagggggttactgatataagggggagccTTTAAATCAGTGTCCCACCATTCTTTAGTGTATTCACtccacccttacatcagtgaccccccacaGACTTTGTGTGGCCTGGAGCTGTCACTCTGATCTCAACTTCTAGCAGTAATGGCCAGTACATAGCAGAGAGGGCAGGCTTtgatcttcttctcctcctccgctCCCCCCCTCCTTGTGGTCTCTTTTAACTTTCAGGAAAAGGTGTCAAACCTTTGTAACATTTTTCGACTGCTCCGGAACTGTGGATACGGAGTTCTGGAGCTGGGGAAAAGTGACACCTCAGGACAAaccataatttttatttattttttataaaccttttttatttcatatttttttaagcgCACAACAATAATATTATTGTCATAGGCTGGTTCTAAATGAGTTCAAATTTGGTCAgtacagcagggaccagctgtAATTCaatccaggggttgacaaatttgcttggaatctaggagccagctaaaaaagttaggagccagaaaacgcaccctgtcccgacgagcttgcgcgcagaagcgaacacatacgtgagcagcgcccgcatatgtaaacggtgttcaaacaacacatgtgaggtatcgccacgattggtagagcgagagcaataattctagccctagacctcctctgtaactcaaaacatgcaacctgtagatttttctaaacgtcgcctatggagattttaaagggtaaaagtttgtcggcattccacgagcggatgcaattttgaagcgtgacatgttgggtatgaatttac
Proteins encoded in this window:
- the LOC120909285 gene encoding membrane-spanning 4-domains subfamily A member 4D-like isoform X1, producing MMSASEKEGDVPGYDVMQPTIFPPNPVQPNAIPVNFQWNMNPVPAGPNGYPGAQVWNVSMPPPHIIFQNNNQQWTVQPLPPGYPGSPAMPPATFPATPQDTRLAALHKTFLKGKPYALGIVLIVTSILEIAFGISVCFLMTPPSLLSGILFWGPIFYIIAGSLSISAYKKPSVCKIKGALSLNIITSIFSMITIVLNIIDFSVVKCDGNVWCSDKHGSDGFTVISFILVMNLLMFCVSVSISVFGCRAVKEIPVTAPPMFTIQNDYVVSMPPSNLAPNTTMNPFTQPQQPPPYEEEKKQKPENETN
- the LOC120909285 gene encoding membrane-spanning 4-domains subfamily A member 4D-like isoform X2 gives rise to the protein MMSASEKEGDVPGYDVMQPTIFPPNPVQPNAIPVNFQWNMNPVPAGPNGYPGAQVWNVSMPPPHIIFQNNNQQWTVQPLPPGYPGSPAMPPATFPATPQDTRLAALHKTFLKGKPYALGIVLIVTSILEIAFGISVCFLMTPPSLLSGILFWGPIFYIIAGSLSISAYKKPSVCKSDGFTVISFILVMNLLMFCVSVSISVFGCRAVKEIPVTAPPMFTIQNDYVVSMPPSNLAPNTTMNPFTQPQQPPPYEEEKKQKPENETN